The DNA region CGCTGAAGGGAATTGAACCCTCGACCTACTCCTTACCAAGGAGCCGCTCTACCACTGAGCCACAGCGGCATTAAATCTCTTTTTCAGACATTATTTTCAGAATTGCCTCGGCAGGTTGTCCATCTGTTTCTTCCAGGGCTTTCCTTGCCTCTTCTTCGCTCACATTGGTTTGCTGGACTACGAGGAGCACATCTTCGTGTGTGTACTTTTGCTTTGTAACTTTTTCTACAATTTCTGGCTCACCAATGAGTTGAAAGATTTTCTGTCCCTGGATGGTGACGATTGCGACTTCTGCCTTTCTGAACACATAGTCCCTTGCCTTTGTCTTTATGATGACCTCTTCAACGCCTTCGATTTCTTCCGTGGAAATGCCCATCTTTTTCATCATTTTCTGGGCTTCTCGAGGCCGCATCCTGCCTGGCATCATGTTATCTACAAGCAGTATTAGGAAGGGAATTTAAAACTTTTTGGTTGCCCTCATGACTTCGGAAGGTTGGTATGAGCCACACAAGCTTTTACGCTGTCCCTTACCAATTTTCCACAGAGAAAATGAAATCAGAGGAGTAAACCATACTTTCATGTATTTGTTAAATGGTTCGTATGA from Thermoplasmata archaeon includes:
- a CDS encoding nascent polypeptide-associated complex protein; this encodes MPGRMRPREAQKMMKKMGISTEEIEGVEEVIIKTKARDYVFRKAEVAIVTIQGQKIFQLIGEPEIVEKVTKQKYTHEDVLLVVQQTNVSEEEARKALEETDGQPAEAILKIMSEKEI